The region CGAAAAAAGTCGTGCTCCAAAGTGGATGCAGCGTACCGGGTTGGAATGGGCCTACCGAATTGGCACCGATCCCAAACGGCTGGCCAAGCGTTACGCGAAGGATGCTGTCGTGTTTCCACGCATCTTGTGGAACGAATGGACCAAGCCTGGTCTGCGTCGCCCCGACTTTTCCAAATAGCACGTCCCCTCTATAGTTGCGGCAGGGAAGTCGTTTCGTCGTCGCGTACCACCCCACGTGGTAGGCCGATTCAAGAGGAAGGTTTTACGTGCGTCGCGCACTTGTTCTCGTTGTCGATGGCTGGGGAGCCGGGTTTCTCGGTTGCTATGGAAATTCGTGGCTCGATACGCCGGCGCTCGATCATTGGGCGTGTCAGTCGGTGCTGTTCGAGCAATGCGTGTCGGAATGCCCCGATCCGTTGACCCTGTATCCGCACCTGTTTGGCGGTTCGCATCCCGTGGGTGCCATCCAGCCGGGCGGATTGATGAGTGCGCTTGCCGACGCCGAAATCCCTGTCCATTTGCTTTCGGACGATCCGCGTCTGGCCGAACTTCGCGACACGACTCCTTTGGCTTCGGTCGAGACGTTTCCCGAAGTTGCGGAAGTAGCGGCAAGCTCGCCGGAAGAAACAACCCTGGCTCGTTTCGCGAGCGTGCTTTTGGATTGGCTGGAAGAGCCTGCCCGGGAAGAAGTGATCTGGGCTCATGCCCGCGGCATGCTAGGCCCCTGGGATGCCCCCTACAGTTTTCGGCAAGATCTAGCCGACGAAGAAGATCCCGCCCCGCCGGAGATCGTTCAGCCTCCGTTTGAACGAGAAAATCGAGAATTCGATTCCGATCATATCCTGGGAATCACTCAGGCGTATGCCGGCCAGGTAACGGTTCTCGATATGCTGCTCGGCGAACTATTAGCCACCATCGAAGAGCTTCCCGAAGAGGAACAACCGCTGGTCGTGCTGACATCCACCGGAGGCTACCCCCTGGGGCTCCATGGACAGATTGGCCGCGACGACGAATCGACCGTCCGGCTTTACAGCGACACGCTGCATGTCCCGCTGATGATTCGCCAGCCCGGCGCCAAAGAGGGACTCACACGCTGCCAAGGGATCGCACGGCTTGGCGATATTTTACCGACCATCGTCGAAACGTTCGGCCTACAGAACGCGTCAGAGGAAGGCTTGAATCTGCTGACTGTTCGGTTAGGAGAATCACGCGAGTTTGTACTCTCCGGGTTCGCCGATCAGCGTTGTTTTCGATCGAAACACTGGAGCTTGCGATATCATCTTCCCGACTTGGAAACGCCGCTGGAAGAGATCGACACGTTTCAAATCGCGACAGAGTTGTTCGTCAAACCAGACGATCGCTGGGAAGTCAACAATGTGGCCGATCGCTGTAAGAACATCGCCGAGGTCGGTCTGAACACGGCTTTGGCGATCGAGAAAGCGTATCGCGATGGCTCGCCGCTGCCGGAGATCCCCGACGAATTGAAAGAGGCGGTGTAGTCGTCTACTGGAAGCGAGGCAACCGCGGCGTGTAACTGCGGAACGTTTCGAGCCAGGTCTTCGGAGCCGGTTCTTCCTTGGCAGCTTTCTTTTGTGCCAGGTTCGCCGCACGCGTTTGCTCGAGCTTCTCAGCCAATGCTGGAGCAATCGGTACATGCTCTTCCAGGAACTTCACCCAATAGCTGTTCAGCAAGCGATGGCAATCTCCTACGTCAGCTTGCTGGTATTTGGCATATGCCAGCGTTACGAGCTTGTTGAGTTGAGCGATTTCATTATCGCGGAACGCCACGTCGTAAACTTCGATCCGATCGACAAGTACGTTGCCGTCTCCCATCATATCGAAGCCAACTTTCGCGTAGTCGAGCTCCGGCGGCAAGTCGAGCACAGGATAAGCGAACTCGCTCCATTCGGCTTGCAATGGAAACGGAGTGCCCGAGCCGACAGAGACTGGGCGATAAACGTTTTGCCCGCCAATGTAACCATCGAGCACAATTCGCAGGTTCGGCTGAATGGCCCGATTGTCGTTCATCAGATGCATCTTCAGCAGCATCCGACGACTCTTGGGAATCTCGATCTCTTCGCTGCGAGCCCAAACCACCGGGCCGTTACTTTGAAGTCGAAGTGACTGAAGACCTTCGTAGACTTTTACTTTTTCCAAACCGATGGCAGTTTCGGCCTGGCTACTGGTTGTCCATCCGGGGATCTCTCCGCCGTTGGAAGGCTGCTCGAAGTTTCCGTTGGCCAGGATCGCCACCGGTGGCATCGAACGAATGCTTCGTAGCCGCAATGCCAACGCATCCAACTCGTCACGCATCGTTCGCATGACGCCGGTTGGCAAGTAAACCTTGGCACCGGTGATTGCCACGTCGTAAACGTTTACCTTGCAGGCAATCAAGCCGTAGGCAGGAATCGAGATACTCCACTGCCCTTCCCCTTTCGGTTGCGGGCCGCGTGAAATCTGACTGGAAGCCAACGGTGTGATCGTCCCATCGCTCGGCAATTGAGCCGTCAGCGTGGCGTTTAAATCCCACGGCGTAGGGTTCACGAAGTAAAGCGTTGTTTCCGATCCAGTCGTCAGCTTACGTATTACGAGGGGCTGCGATTGCGGCACATTCAAGCGGTGATAATTACCACGCGGCAACATCTTGTAGACGGTCAGGAATTCGTGCAGGGCTTCGTCCTGCCCCATCGGCACCATCCAGCCACCGTAGAAGATGCTGAGATCATCTTCTAAAGCGAGGTGTTCGACGAGCGGCTTTCGGACTTCCGCGCCGCTGCCGGCAAACTGCGAGGCGATCCAAGTAAAGTTGCCGTCGCGCCCAAACGGCTTGGCCTGATCGAACCCGGCCACATGCATTGTGTCGGGCACATGAAAGTGAAGCACTCCACGATTGTCTTCGTCGGAGTATGAAACCTCTTCTTCCCGAGCGGCTTGATAGTGGGCATACCACTGAGCCCGCTTTTCGTTTCCTTGGGGACGAACGAAGTTGGTTTCCAGCAACGCAATGTTCGGATGAGCTTTGTACCGCCGAGCATCGATCCCCAGTTCCAACAAAACGTCGGTCGTCGTCACCGTGCGAGGCAGCTCAGGAGTCAGGCGAGTTTTCGCATGCGGCCCATGAAAACAGCCGGAGGTATTCAGGTACAGCACCGCATTGGAATTCGCACTGCGGAGGATCGTCGCCAATCGGGAATGAAGCTGGAACATTCGCTCGCCGCGCCATTGCAGCCAGGCTTCTTTCTGCTGGGTGTATACCCATTCAGCACGCACTTTGACATCGGGCGGCAAGTTCGCGAAGATCTGCTGCTGAACGGCCGGCAATGTCTGAGCGAACAATAGCAGCGTGTTCTCGTCCATGCCCCACTGCGGGCCAGGCAACAACGCATAGCCATCGCTGTCGAGATTTAACGAAATACCTGCGAACGATGGATGATGGCCGTAACGCGAGATGAAGTCGAGCACCAAGTCGCTGATGGACTGCTGCACGTCTTCGTTCAATGGATTGTAATAGGCACCTTCGCCAACCGTGTTCCCAAGCTGGTCCATCGCCGGTTGGCCAAGCAGATTCAGCGGAGCGGCATAGTTCGGATTTGCGGAACGAATGCGGGCCTCTTCCAATCGCGCCAGTGGAGCATTGAGTTCCATCGAAGGAATCAATCGTAAATTAGCACGATCGAACTGCCGGAACAGCAGCTCGGCAACATCTTTCTTAAAAGGATCGCGGCCGTCATCGAAGAACAAGCCTTTATCGAACTTCGGCGTCGAACGAAAATGGGGACTAGGGTACAGAGCCCCGCCCTCGCTCATCACGCTGATGCATGCCGCATTGAAACCAACACGCTTCATGTGCTCGACAACGCGGTTACTTCCTTCCAGGAACGTCACCCAATCTTCCAGCGAGCGATTGGATGCAACGTTCAAATCCTCCGGTGAACCAAAGCCCTTGGCAAACAGAGGCTTATCCCAGAATGCAATCGCCAAACGATCGTCGTCGCGGGGACGAGTCGCCGGTGATTCTTCCTCTTCCGCTCCTGGCATCTTCGGGCGACCAGCCAACACGCTAATACGACCGAAGGTGGATGGATTGGTTTCATCTCGGCATGTCAGAAGCAACATCGGGGTGTTGGTTCGGGGCCAGAAGACAAGTCGGTGCTTCGCTTCACCGGGTTTGACGCCCGGCTGCGGGGGCGAGACTTCCACGCCGGAATCGATACCAATCGGCGTGATCATGCCGGCCGCGTCTGGCTCGACAATACTGACCCCCATGCTCTGTGGCAGATCGGTCGGATATTCCACTTCGACAACCAGCGGAGCCCCGATTGCCTCGATCGGCAAGGGGTAAGCATGCCAACCGCCCGGCTGTAGCTGCTGCCATTTGCGGTCGTTGTGTTCGATCGTCTTGGTTTGACTGTTGTGCAGCTCGGACGTTTTCGACTTCATCCAAGGATTGTAAGACGCCAGCTTGGAAAGCTTCGGCCACCAGTCGGCGGCGGTCGGATCGAACGACGCCAGCGAGCGAGGCTCTTCCTGACTCGGAGCGTACTGCAGCTGCGGATCGATGACGACAAATTGCAGAACCCGCTGATGGGTCGGTTTCGAGGCAAACACCAGGCTCGAAAGACGCTGCTCGGTCATGGTGATAACCAACTCGTAGACGCCTTCCTCGGCGGGCATCTCCACTTCGATCGCTTCCCCGAGCGCGAGATTGCCGTTGCCATCGACCGTGGCGGTCAATTTCTTTTCCCAGATACTCCGACCGGTACGAGCCGGACGAACGCGGACCCAGGTTTCGACCGTTGTGTTGGGGGGAAATTGCGTCTGATACCCGGTAATGGTCGTTCGCAACGATTCTTCCGGCGAAAAGACGAGGTGATCCCGATTGAGTTCGGTCCGAATGACATCAGTCGGAGCCCGCTGAATGAGAATTCGCGAGCCTTGTTCGTCGAGCGCGGCCTGATAGGGCTGCTGCATCAACGTCGCTATCGGAATCGAGATTGTCTTCGCTTTCTCGGTGGGGTTGCCACTGAGATGAATGGTCAACTGGGCGGCGGCTGGCGCATCGACTTGAATGTCGAAGCCATCGTAAATCCGCGGAGTGAGATGATTGATCTCGACACGCCCTTGAGCAGGCAGGACCGCGCGGGCTTCATCCGCTTCCATTCCCAGCAAATTAAGCAGCTGAATTTTGCCGGCGTTCAACGAGATGGTTCCGCGCCAACGCTTTTCGACCGATCCTCCCCAAGCGACTCGCAGCGTACTGCGGATTGTTTGGGTTGGGGTGTCTGTCTGGGCGTTGCTGATCGCAGGCAGAAGCAGCACAAGCGTCAGCGCACATAGCGAGACACACCGCACTGCGAACTTCCTTTTCGCGGTTCGGAGCAGTCTGTTAATGCGCTGTCGGCCGGGACTTCCCTGTACCAGTCGTGCCAGCATGAGGCTGCGTTTCTCAGAGGAACGGAATAACGTGCCCTGATTGGACAATGGCCGCGGATTATAGACAGAGAACGGAAACCACTGCCAGAGCGAAAATAGGGGCAGAGTGCTTGCAATCAGCCTGATTGCCGTAGAACGTCGGCGAGAGCGCCGGGTGGTTGAGAAATAGGGTAAAGGAGAGAAACTCTCCAATACCCAGTTCTGGAGAATTCTCGTGCGTTACTTCTCAACCACCCGTGATCCGCGCTTCTCGCTATGGCGACCGCCGAGAACAGGATACTCGGCGGGATCGCCCGGGAGGGTGACTTGGAGGGCGTCTGGCTTACCACCGGCGGCGGCTAGTGATAAGTTCAGACGCTGTTTAGCTTTCGGTCGCTGCCGATTCAGGAGCAGTCGTACGTCGTCGGCGACGTTTTGGCTTGTTGGTGCTCCATTCTTTCGTCAATGTTTCGAACACTTCAGGCGATTCGTAACGGATGATGGTCTTGCCTTCCGGCATAGGACCGATCAGACCGCGGAAAACGGGCATGCCTCGCAATGCCAGATCGGTACTGCTGTCTTCCGTACCAACTTGGGAGTGCATCTTCAAAAGGGGTTCTGCCGAGTCATAGTCCTTGATACGGATCTCGCCGTTGGCGCCTCGGGTCACCACGCGGAAGGTGTCTTTCTTTGCCATGTCTTTCCGATGCCTCCTCAATTCCAATTGGCTACATTGCCTTTGCACAGGAAGGTATCGGCGAGAGTGCTAGCGAAGACAAACCTTTTTCTGGTGCGAAGTTACATCACGCTCGACAGGCACAGCACGAACAGCCGGCATATCGCGCAGTTTCGGAAGAGTAGATTTTTCCGAAGCGGTTTGAATGGGCGATCGAGACCCGTTTTTGTGAGATTTCCCGGGTTAGTGTGTCGTAATCCAACCAAAAACCCCTAAATAAAACTACATCGCACCCCGCAACCACACTCAGGGTTACTGTGTTTTGTTATTGTGCATTTTTAAATATGTTTATACACTGATACATAACGGCGATCATCACCCCGGCAAACACGCCTTAATGACGTTCGCCCCTTTTCCTTGTCCACGCTGAAGCAGTTTCTCTTTTCTATCTCAGGCTTCCCGTGGTCTCTTCTGGCTTCTTTTCATTTCTCATTCAAATCTCCGGAGACTGTTTTCATGCAAAAGAAACCTGGCTTCACGCTTGTCGAGCTTTTAGTGGTGATCGCAATTATTGGCGTCCTGATCGCGTTGCTACTGCCGGCCGTGCAACAAGCACGAGAAGCAGCTCGCCGGATGCAATGCACCAATCAGCAAAAGCAATTGGGACTAGCGATCCACAACTATCACGATACGTTCGGTAGTTTTCCGCCGGCCGCGATTTGGCTCGGATCAGGTTCCACCGCTCCCGAGAATGGACGTGATGCCAGCTGGGGGGCGACGTGGGCATTGATGATTCTGCCCTTTATCGAACAGAACAATCTGCACGCCCAGTACAACTTCGGAGCCGTGGCTCGAAGCGGTGGTGCCTCGAGCGGCAATAATCAAGTGACTCGGGAAAAGCCGGAAGCGTTCCTTTGCCCTAGTCATCCCGAAGTAACCGGCCGCTTGACGCAAGACTTCAACGGCTTTGCCAAAGTTAACTATGCCGTCAGCCTTGGAGCGGCTCGACAGTGGCGACGTTCCGACTTCAACAATAACGCTCGTAAGGGTGCGTTCAGCTGTGTAGAGCAATATGGAGCAAGCTTCCGTGATATCACAGACGGCACGTCGAACTCCGTGATGCTCAGCGAGATCTTCAACGTCAGCTCCGGTGGTGACGACCGTGGTGCCTGGGGCTGGAATACTGGGGCAACGTTCAATGGACGCAACGGCTCGAACATTTTGACGCCTAACGACAACCAGCAGTACGACTCGTCGCACTACTCGTTTAACTCGACGTCGCAAACCATCTATGGCATGAACAGCAATCCCGACACG is a window of Bremerella sp. TYQ1 DNA encoding:
- a CDS encoding sulfatase-like hydrolase/transferase, with the translated sequence MRRALVLVVDGWGAGFLGCYGNSWLDTPALDHWACQSVLFEQCVSECPDPLTLYPHLFGGSHPVGAIQPGGLMSALADAEIPVHLLSDDPRLAELRDTTPLASVETFPEVAEVAASSPEETTLARFASVLLDWLEEPAREEVIWAHARGMLGPWDAPYSFRQDLADEEDPAPPEIVQPPFERENREFDSDHILGITQAYAGQVTVLDMLLGELLATIEELPEEEQPLVVLTSTGGYPLGLHGQIGRDDESTVRLYSDTLHVPLMIRQPGAKEGLTRCQGIARLGDILPTIVETFGLQNASEEGLNLLTVRLGESREFVLSGFADQRCFRSKHWSLRYHLPDLETPLEEIDTFQIATELFVKPDDRWEVNNVADRCKNIAEVGLNTALAIEKAYRDGSPLPEIPDELKEAV
- a CDS encoding family 10 glycosylhydrolase, which gives rise to MRCVSLCALTLVLLLPAISNAQTDTPTQTIRSTLRVAWGGSVEKRWRGTISLNAGKIQLLNLLGMEADEARAVLPAQGRVEINHLTPRIYDGFDIQVDAPAAAQLTIHLSGNPTEKAKTISIPIATLMQQPYQAALDEQGSRILIQRAPTDVIRTELNRDHLVFSPEESLRTTITGYQTQFPPNTTVETWVRVRPARTGRSIWEKKLTATVDGNGNLALGEAIEVEMPAEEGVYELVITMTEQRLSSLVFASKPTHQRVLQFVVIDPQLQYAPSQEEPRSLASFDPTAADWWPKLSKLASYNPWMKSKTSELHNSQTKTIEHNDRKWQQLQPGGWHAYPLPIEAIGAPLVVEVEYPTDLPQSMGVSIVEPDAAGMITPIGIDSGVEVSPPQPGVKPGEAKHRLVFWPRTNTPMLLLTCRDETNPSTFGRISVLAGRPKMPGAEEEESPATRPRDDDRLAIAFWDKPLFAKGFGSPEDLNVASNRSLEDWVTFLEGSNRVVEHMKRVGFNAACISVMSEGGALYPSPHFRSTPKFDKGLFFDDGRDPFKKDVAELLFRQFDRANLRLIPSMELNAPLARLEEARIRSANPNYAAPLNLLGQPAMDQLGNTVGEGAYYNPLNEDVQQSISDLVLDFISRYGHHPSFAGISLNLDSDGYALLPGPQWGMDENTLLLFAQTLPAVQQQIFANLPPDVKVRAEWVYTQQKEAWLQWRGERMFQLHSRLATILRSANSNAVLYLNTSGCFHGPHAKTRLTPELPRTVTTTDVLLELGIDARRYKAHPNIALLETNFVRPQGNEKRAQWYAHYQAAREEEVSYSDEDNRGVLHFHVPDTMHVAGFDQAKPFGRDGNFTWIASQFAGSGAEVRKPLVEHLALEDDLSIFYGGWMVPMGQDEALHEFLTVYKMLPRGNYHRLNVPQSQPLVIRKLTTGSETTLYFVNPTPWDLNATLTAQLPSDGTITPLASSQISRGPQPKGEGQWSISIPAYGLIACKVNVYDVAITGAKVYLPTGVMRTMRDELDALALRLRSIRSMPPVAILANGNFEQPSNGGEIPGWTTSSQAETAIGLEKVKVYEGLQSLRLQSNGPVVWARSEEIEIPKSRRMLLKMHLMNDNRAIQPNLRIVLDGYIGGQNVYRPVSVGSGTPFPLQAEWSEFAYPVLDLPPELDYAKVGFDMMGDGNVLVDRIEVYDVAFRDNEIAQLNKLVTLAYAKYQQADVGDCHRLLNSYWVKFLEEHVPIAPALAEKLEQTRAANLAQKKAAKEEPAPKTWLETFRSYTPRLPRFQ
- a CDS encoding DUF1559 domain-containing protein; the protein is MQKKPGFTLVELLVVIAIIGVLIALLLPAVQQAREAARRMQCTNQQKQLGLAIHNYHDTFGSFPPAAIWLGSGSTAPENGRDASWGATWALMILPFIEQNNLHAQYNFGAVARSGGASSGNNQVTREKPEAFLCPSHPEVTGRLTQDFNGFAKVNYAVSLGAARQWRRSDFNNNARKGAFSCVEQYGASFRDITDGTSNSVMLSEIFNVSSGGDDRGAWGWNTGATFNGRNGSNILTPNDNQQYDSSHYSFNSTSQTIYGMNSNPDTLDGCVAARSFHPGGVIMCLGDASCQFVSETIDETVYVNALAIADGNPTQLP